In a single window of the Synergistaceae bacterium genome:
- a CDS encoding XkdX family protein: MFEKIKKYYDAGVWDEHRVREAVAKNVITAEEFKAITGKGLLGE; this comes from the coding sequence ATGTTCGAGAAGATCAAGAAGTATTACGACGCTGGCGTGTGGGACGAACACAGAGTGCGTGAGGCGGTCGCAAAGAACGTAATCACGGCGGAAGAGTTCAAGGCAATAACGGGAAAGGGACTGCTCGGAGAATAA
- a CDS encoding DUF882 domain-containing protein → MANDTKNFKAAEFTCHCGCGKNEIQQPVLNMCQKIRDELGQAVRINSGYRCPKHNAKVSKAKASRHTMGKAADLSSAGGALSILLAVHKLFLAGRLPELGYCIYYPNKNFVHIDLDTRPSGKVFEVSL, encoded by the coding sequence ATGGCTAACGATACGAAGAATTTCAAGGCTGCGGAGTTCACATGTCATTGCGGATGCGGAAAGAACGAGATTCAGCAGCCCGTCCTGAACATGTGCCAGAAGATACGCGACGAACTTGGGCAGGCCGTCAGAATCAACAGTGGGTACAGATGCCCGAAGCACAACGCAAAGGTGAGCAAGGCTAAGGCTTCCCGCCACACTATGGGCAAGGCCGCTGACCTCAGCTCAGCAGGCGGCGCGCTCTCCATTCTGCTGGCGGTTCACAAACTCTTTCTCGCGGGCAGGCTCCCGGAGCTGGGATACTGCATCTATTACCCCAACAAGAATTTCGTTCACATTGACCTTGACACCAGGCCGAGCGGCAAAGTCTTTGAGGTCTCGCTATGA
- a CDS encoding phage holin family protein, with protein MSANYYINTGVALAGGFLSWFIGGIKGGVVVLFLLMVIDYITGVMKGFALKKWCSEIGFRGIAKKVCMFLFVGIANVIDNEMHIELLGHNDVLRDAVICFYIANEGLSITENAIDLGAPVPEGLKERFLAWRNKQLISKNTPQDEED; from the coding sequence ATGAGCGCGAACTATTACATCAACACAGGCGTTGCCCTCGCGGGAGGCTTCCTGTCGTGGTTCATCGGCGGCATTAAAGGCGGCGTGGTCGTGCTCTTCCTGCTCATGGTCATCGATTACATCACAGGGGTCATGAAGGGCTTTGCCCTGAAGAAGTGGTGCAGTGAGATCGGCTTTCGCGGCATTGCTAAGAAGGTCTGCATGTTCCTCTTCGTCGGGATAGCTAACGTCATCGACAACGAGATGCACATTGAGCTGTTGGGGCACAATGACGTGCTTAGGGACGCGGTGATTTGCTTCTACATCGCCAACGAAGGCCTGAGCATCACAGAGAACGCAATAGACTTGGGCGCACCCGTTCCTGAAGGCCTGAAGGAGCGTTTCCTTGCGTGGAGGAACAAACAGCTGATAAGCAAGAATACCCCGCAGGACGAGGAAGATTAG
- a CDS encoding helix-turn-helix domain-containing protein: protein MDIKDLVSVEEAAKILGYRNSSITLLCRQGKMEGAFRIGHQWMIPKATIESYERNPRGFAAMWQNRRKAEEAELEAEIAAEGSKAEMSGDKEGLEREILQCMRVLIRKLHRLDGIIAGEAAKNNAQEKAKS from the coding sequence GTGGATATTAAGGATTTGGTATCGGTCGAGGAAGCCGCAAAAATTTTAGGCTACAGGAACAGCTCCATAACGCTGCTGTGCCGACAGGGGAAAATGGAAGGGGCGTTCAGGATCGGGCATCAGTGGATGATACCGAAGGCAACAATCGAGAGTTACGAGAGGAATCCGCGCGGGTTTGCGGCAATGTGGCAGAACAGGCGCAAGGCTGAGGAGGCAGAGCTTGAGGCGGAAATAGCCGCTGAAGGGAGCAAGGCTGAAATGAGCGGGGATAAAGAAGGCCTCGAACGTGAAATCTTGCAGTGCATGAGAGTCCTGATCAGGAAACTTCACAGGCTTGACGGGATTATCGCTGGAGAGGCGGCCAAGAATAACGCACAGGAAAAGGCCAAGTCCTAA
- a CDS encoding amidoligase family protein, with the protein MTDKTAAQIANMKKQTIGVEVEMNGITRKNAAMVAADFFGTHQYECTAGRNGYSTWSAWDAESREWKFQKDVSIQGNDDEKCELVTPILRYEDIETLQGLLRVLRKAGAQSSASRGCGVHIHVGLKSEAGDHTAQTLTNLANMMAAHEEQIGRAIKISEHRVAGYCQTVSRAFLDRLNAQKPQTMSQLADIWYEGNGANYRRDEHYNNSRYHMLNLHACFTKGTIEFRLFQFDEPHDGKKGGIHCGQLKAYIQLCLAMSQLAKELKSARPKPQQRENEKYAFRCWMLRLGFIGAEFKTARTLLLRNVSGDGAWRH; encoded by the coding sequence ATGACGGACAAGACAGCAGCACAGATAGCGAACATGAAGAAGCAGACAATCGGTGTAGAAGTTGAGATGAACGGCATCACGCGCAAGAACGCCGCAATGGTTGCCGCCGATTTCTTCGGGACGCACCAGTACGAGTGCACAGCCGGGCGCAACGGTTATTCAACGTGGAGCGCATGGGACGCAGAGAGCCGCGAATGGAAATTCCAGAAGGATGTGAGCATTCAGGGCAACGACGACGAGAAGTGCGAGCTTGTTACGCCGATCCTGCGCTACGAGGACATCGAAACATTGCAGGGACTGCTTCGGGTACTCAGGAAGGCCGGAGCACAGAGCAGTGCATCAAGGGGATGCGGAGTTCACATCCACGTAGGCCTCAAGAGCGAAGCCGGAGACCACACAGCGCAGACGCTCACCAATTTGGCGAACATGATGGCCGCGCACGAAGAGCAGATAGGCCGGGCAATCAAGATTTCCGAGCACAGAGTTGCGGGGTACTGCCAGACAGTCAGCCGCGCATTCCTGGACAGGCTCAACGCGCAGAAGCCCCAGACCATGAGCCAGCTTGCGGACATCTGGTACGAGGGCAACGGAGCGAATTACCGCCGCGATGAACACTACAATAACAGCCGCTATCACATGCTGAACCTGCACGCCTGCTTCACGAAAGGCACGATAGAGTTCCGGTTGTTCCAGTTCGACGAACCCCACGACGGCAAGAAGGGCGGAATACACTGCGGACAGCTCAAGGCCTACATTCAGCTCTGCCTTGCGATGAGCCAGCTTGCGAAGGAGCTCAAGAGTGCGAGACCGAAGCCCCAGCAGAGGGAGAATGAGAAGTACGCATTCCGCTGCTGGATGCTGAGACTGGGCTTCATCGGGGCGGAGTTCAAGACCGCAAGAACACTCCTTTTGCGGAACGTAAGCGGCGACGGAGCATGGAGGCACTAA
- a CDS encoding DpnD/PcfM family protein, which produces MKVYRVAMTEMYRKVVSVEALNEREAHQRAWDAWNNTEIILDENDFAGAEMDVLGEGLGACEGKIIEGFDYGKGAATNG; this is translated from the coding sequence ATGAAGGTATACAGGGTAGCAATGACGGAGATGTACCGAAAGGTAGTCTCCGTCGAAGCCCTCAATGAGCGGGAGGCTCACCAGCGGGCATGGGATGCATGGAACAACACGGAAATTATCCTTGACGAAAACGACTTTGCGGGCGCAGAAATGGACGTGCTGGGCGAGGGGCTAGGAGCTTGCGAGGGTAAAATCATCGAAGGATTCGACTATGGGAAAGGAGCGGCAACGAATGGCTGA
- a CDS encoding gamma-glutamylcyclotransferase produces MGKERQRMADRYYIAYGSNLSVEQMRVRTPDAVIVGTGMLKGWRLLFRQFATIEKCKGYSVPVLVWKISAQDEKSLDRYEGFPSFYVKKNLKVDVTSLDGQDLGELTAMVYIMTKTAAETRGINPMPSKYYYSVLHEGYETFGFDGKILSEAVMEASVRVQPH; encoded by the coding sequence ATGGGAAAGGAGCGGCAACGAATGGCTGACAGGTATTATATCGCGTACGGGAGCAACTTATCCGTTGAGCAGATGAGAGTGCGGACACCAGACGCTGTGATTGTTGGTACAGGGATGCTCAAGGGATGGCGGCTGTTGTTCCGGCAGTTTGCGACAATCGAGAAGTGCAAGGGGTATTCAGTGCCGGTGCTGGTCTGGAAGATTTCAGCGCAGGATGAAAAGAGTCTCGACAGGTATGAAGGCTTCCCGAGCTTCTACGTCAAGAAGAACCTGAAGGTTGATGTTACGTCGCTTGACGGGCAGGACTTAGGCGAGCTTACCGCGATGGTGTACATCATGACGAAGACAGCGGCAGAGACACGGGGAATTAACCCAATGCCCAGCAAGTACTACTATTCAGTGTTGCATGAAGGGTACGAGACTTTTGGGTTTGATGGTAAAATCCTGAGCGAGGCAGTAATGGAAGCCTCCGTGCGTGTACAGCCTCATTAA
- a CDS encoding DUF2335 domain-containing protein gives MSYSSPLPPSNEMAGYEKVCPGSADRILKMAEQQATHRQNIEMIAVKTSSERSLLGVKYAFYIAIAAFVLSGVCFCLGEMIAGGAIFGGTLVSLVGVFIHGTNSNRHEREEKWEKAHQVKNPPAE, from the coding sequence TTGAGTTACAGCAGTCCTCTTCCCCCTTCAAACGAGATGGCCGGGTACGAGAAAGTGTGTCCTGGTTCTGCGGATCGTATACTCAAGATGGCAGAGCAACAGGCGACGCACCGGCAAAATATCGAGATGATAGCGGTGAAGACTTCAAGCGAACGGAGTCTCTTGGGAGTAAAGTACGCGTTCTACATAGCAATTGCCGCATTTGTTCTCTCAGGGGTATGTTTTTGTCTGGGAGAAATGATAGCGGGCGGCGCAATTTTTGGCGGGACTCTTGTATCTCTTGTAGGAGTTTTCATACATGGCACAAATTCTAATAGGCATGAACGCGAGGAAAAGTGGGAGAAAGCGCATCAAGTCAAGAATCCTCCTGCAGAATAA